A stretch of DNA from Amphiprion ocellaris isolate individual 3 ecotype Okinawa chromosome 18, ASM2253959v1, whole genome shotgun sequence:
CAACGCACTGCCAGCAACtgaattatttgtttttcaaaattctCTATAGATATTGCTTTAATACTGCATCATGAATTCTTTTGGCCATGATAAACATGTAGTAACAATCTGAAATCATTACAGCCCTCATGTCTGGTGTCTCAGTGTTTGGACCTGTAGGCCGCTGCATAAACAAGGGCATCATGCCATGATGGCAGAATATCCACCTCAGTGCATGCTGTAGTGcgtttttctttactttgtgcaaattttcttgtctgaaaatatCTAATGTAGAAAACCAGATCAATAACACTGTATGAAAAGGCATTCTTGCTAAAGAACTGTACTATTCATAAAGGTGGAGTATGTAACTTCAAACCAATAAATGTCCTCATGGTCTGCTAGCTGTCTATCCTGTGTttatgctgaaaaaaaacatctggtgTTTGTCCACAGCCCTGGCTATGTAAATGGGAAGCAAACAGAGTGGCTTGGACCACACTACACAATCCTTTTCCAGTGTTCTCTGTGCACATTCATGCTCATGCACGTTTATGCTTGTGCACAAGACAAAGGGAAAGTGGGCAGTGAGAGCAGACGGGGTGGTTCACCTGGCACATAATAACTATCTACATATGCTAACTAGCCTATAGAGCATTTAATGAGGTCTCCTTGAAATCTTCTGTTTACCCTGtcatacagtcaggtccataaatatttggacattgacataattttcagcatttctgatctgcacaccaccacaatggatttgaaaagaatcaatcaagatgtgctttaagtgcagactgtCAGCTTTCATTTGAGGCTATTTatatccaaatcaggtgaataGTGTAGGAATTCCAATACCTTTTATAagtgccctccacctttttaagggaccagAAGTAATTGGAGAAACTACGATAATCATAAGTCAAACTGTCACTTTATAATTGATTCCAAATCCTTTGCAGTCTATGACAGCCTGAAGCCTGGAACCCATAGACATCACCAGATGCTGGGTGATGCTCTGCCAGGCCTCTACTGCTGATGTCTTcagttcctgtttttttcttggagCTTTGtcccttcagttttgtcttcagcaCGTGCAATGCATGCTCagttggattcaggtcaggtgattgACTTGGCCATTGCAGAACATTCCACTTCTTTGCCTTAAACAGCTCTTTGGTTGCTTTCTCAGTATGCTTCGAGTCATTGTCCATCTGCTCCACGAAGCACCATCCAGTGAGTTCTGAAGCATTTGGCTAAATATGAACAGATAATATTGGCCAAAGCGCTTCAGAATTaatcctgctgcttttgtcagcattcacatcatcaataaatataaGAGAATGAGTTCCACTGGCAGCCATACATGCCCACGATATTATAAtactaccaccatgcttcactgatgacgTAGCATTCACTGATGAGGTAGCATGCTTTGGATCTTGGTGTAGTTCCCCTCTGCAGACTCTTTTCTTCCCATTATTCTGGCACAAattgatctttgtctcatctgtccataagATGTCGTTCCAGAACTGCTCAGGctcttttggatgttttttggcaaactatATTCTAgtcttcctgtttttgaggctcACCAATGGTTTACACTTTGTGGTGAACCCTCTGTATTCACTCTGGTGAAGTGTTCTCTTAATTGTTGACTTTGACAAGGATACACCTACTTCCTGGAGAGTGTTCTTGAGCTGAATGTGAAGAGGCTTTTCTTGACCAGGGAAAGGACTCTTCTGTCATCCACCGCACTTGTTTTCTGCAATCTTCCAGGTCTTTTGGCGTTGCTGAGCTCGCCTgtgcattctttctttttaagaatgtaccaaacagttgatttgtCAACACctattgttgattttttttttttttaaatttcatgctAATGACTGCTTGATTCACTGATAGTGACAGTTTTTTGGACTTCAAACTGAGAGTTGACCTCACCAGATTTCAAATACCAGATTTGAAATTAACTCTAGATCCTTTACCTGCTCAttgtaaatgaaacaatgagggaataacacacacctggccaTGGAACAACTGAGCAGTCAATTGTCCAATTACCTTTGGTCTCTTAAAAAGGTGGggggcacatataaaatgtgttgtaattcctacaccgTTCACCtaatttggatgtaaataccctcaaatttaAGTTGACAGTCTGCACTtcaagcacatcttgattgtttcatttcaaatccattgtggtgctGGGGGTGAAAAACATGTACCATGCAAACAAAAATGCACCATGGTGCATGTTTTAATGGTCTCATATCTTCCTCCCAgatattctttctttttttctcatactGAACACCTTCACACGGCACAGAAATGAGATGTTTTCTTGGCTTCAAAAGGGAGGAAGAGGCGAGGTGGCGGAGACATTCTGGGCtttccttttcatttcactCCTCCAGTGGCACGACAGGCCTTTACATGCAGGCGTTAGCCGTAGCCCTGACACCTGCTTGGTCAGTTACATGAGGGGAGGCTGACTAACAAAGTTAAAGTATATTGGGTGTCATACGACCTTATCAGGTTGTGGGAGTAGAAAGGGATGGGATGTTTTCTATCTAAATTTCTGcttgtgtgtaagtgtgtgtgcacTAATATGTGCACATCTTAGTTTGCAGCAGTTCATAAAGCTGTTGAAAGTCTTAATTTTTGAGTAACTCTGTATAGGAGATCTATTTTCTCATGTTCTACAAATGGCCAAGGATGGAGGAAAGAAATGTATACAGATTTTAACGTTTAACCcaagatttcagctgtgttCTTTATTGtctgacatttttattattttgttcttcTCTGTCTCCCTCATCTGTTAGCTGCCAAGTACAATGGTGAACTCTACAACAAGCGTCGACTGATGGTAGAGCTGCCAGCGAAAGGTGGCCTACCTCTCCAGCCTATGGGCAACTCCAGACCCTCCATGGGCAACATGTCGTCAATGACTGCGCCAATGACCACCAACCCCATGGCTTCAAACCCTATGACTTCCAATCCCATGAATCCCACCATCACCCAGATGACTTCAATGACGCAAATGACGTCTATGACTCCAATGACATCTATGACACCCATGACCTCTTTGACACCTATGACCTCGCTCGCCCCGATGACCTCCATGACTCCTATGACCTCCTTGGGTCCACTGACTCCAGAGCCGGTGGCCACCTATGTCACTGAGATGCCCACCATCTCCTCTGTCTCAACCCTCCCAACAGAACGGCATTTAGCCGGTGCAGGAGGAGGGGGACTCAAGCCAAACGGCCAGAAACTCAAAAGCAGCCATAGTCACGCTGCCCACGGCTCTCACACTCATCTTCACAGCCACAGTAGCAAGCCGCCAGGACTTGGGGCTACCTCCCTGGCACACATGGCGGGGACCATGCCAGGTGGCACATCCCTGGGCATCTCCAGGGCCGCCGAGACCGCCATTGGCCACGGCTCAGCAACAATGGGCCGCCCACTGGCGTACAGTTCCAACACAATCGCGGCTGGGCATGCGATGGGGCTGGGGTTGAAGGGCTGGGACGGGACTGAGACGGTGGGCCGGAGAAAGACCTACGGGCACAAGAGGCCTCAGTGTACCGTGCTGGAGCCGAACCAGCTCCACAGCACCAGAGGCCACAGCCACAGCCAACACTTCCTCCCCACACAGCCCTACTTTGTGACCAACAGCAAGACAGAGGTGACTGtgtgagagaggaagaaagggaGACAAAGAGTGGGATAGGATGCATGTGGAGTGGTGGCACAAGAAATCTCTGAGTGGAGACGTCAACTCCTGGGGTGTTCAGAGGTGCAGATCtacatatgtgtttgtgtgaggcTTGTTGGTATACTGTGTCTGGGTGGGTTTCTCACTTCAGAGTTCACCAATCATATCACTCAATAGACCTTTATTGTCAAGAGGATGGCGCCCAAATTGGTGGCATCTGAAACCATACTAACTAAGGGCCTACAGAGCAGGGATGTCTGTACACTTGTGGTGACATTAGAGTGTTGTCTCAGAGCTGATAGCCACTCTGAAATGATAATATCTGAGTAATACGGTGTGACTACACACAGTGGGAAACTGCTGATATGAATGGACTGGCTTTAGGGACCAAACCTGAGAAGCAATATAAGGGATCAAGTGTAAAGCACTGAAGCATCGTGGGAAAGGAGAATTACGGCAGGTTTACCCACAAACCTTGCAACAAGAGGTGTGCTCATCGGCCCAACAAAGCACTGAATGGCTTGGAAGAAATAACATTCTCTCATGATTCACACTCAAATCTCCCGAGGGCTTTGAAGGAGACACACATGATGAGGGCACTCGGCTTTGGACTGCAGACATGCAGGGCTTTGTACTGTGGCTATTCAGAAGCGCCTTCATAAACTCTGCAGCTGAAGGTCGCCCCCTTTTCCGCATGGCTCCAACATGGAGAATGG
This window harbors:
- the shisa9a gene encoding protein shisa-9A, with product MRGKYFLLGFLLLKLMALVCKADGEPGLLGGFVMITTSNGSREEESVSEVTPHTEDKCRGYYDVMGQWDPPFICKTGNYLYCCGTCGFRFCCSFKHSRLDQSTCKNYDTPVWMKTGQTPYKKMNKIHDSTKDKTNLIVYIICGVVAIMALVGIFTKLGLEKAHRPQRENMSRAVASVLQGGCPGEQYRGEEALGMHSQHFVSRATNLQGGQINNNVGPGSNMGHQHPYPALSQLAHVYEQQQQQQQQQQQQQNKDLNKYASLKAVAAKYNGELYNKRRLMVELPAKGGLPLQPMGNSRPSMGNMSSMTAPMTTNPMASNPMTSNPMNPTITQMTSMTQMTSMTPMTSMTPMTSLTPMTSLAPMTSMTPMTSLGPLTPEPVATYVTEMPTISSVSTLPTERHLAGAGGGGLKPNGQKLKSSHSHAAHGSHTHLHSHSSKPPGLGATSLAHMAGTMPGGTSLGISRAAETAIGHGSATMGRPLAYSSNTIAAGHAMGLGLKGWDGTETVGRRKTYGHKRPQCTVLEPNQLHSTRGHSHSQHFLPTQPYFVTNSKTEVTV